In Sphingobacterium sp. PCS056, the following proteins share a genomic window:
- a CDS encoding OsmC family protein — protein sequence MNDNEILVTIGDIPYTTTITHGKNTLIADEPQELGGQDKGVNPPALLLSAIGSCKAMTVKMYADRKKWKLEEVNIKLSYETLKSELQQTTYIKCHLSFKGELDQEQKDRLLQIAEKCPIHKILSNPIIISSNLI from the coding sequence ATGAACGATAACGAGATCTTGGTAACGATTGGCGATATTCCTTATACAACAACCATTACACATGGGAAAAATACCTTGATTGCTGATGAACCACAGGAACTAGGTGGACAGGATAAAGGGGTTAATCCTCCTGCCCTATTACTATCTGCAATAGGCTCATGTAAGGCAATGACAGTAAAAATGTATGCCGATCGTAAAAAATGGAAATTGGAAGAGGTCAATATTAAACTTTCCTATGAAACTTTAAAAAGTGAATTACAACAAACAACCTATATAAAATGTCACCTCTCTTTTAAAGGAGAATTGGACCAGGAGCAAAAAGATCGTCTGCTACAGATCGCAGAAAAATGTCCTATTCACAAAATTTTATCTAATCCAATTATCATTTCTTCTAATTTGATCTAA
- the coaA gene encoding type I pantothenate kinase, with the protein MNMQNEQHTPIDSPFTSIKRENWKKLNGHLKHKFSQHDLDQLHALNEPLNAEEIEDVYFPLSHLLGIHIERFQDLHKSTNHFFEKNESTLPFIIGIAGSVAVGKSTTARVLQRVLSLLPNKPKVDLVTTDGFLYPNHILNERDIMNRKGFPESYDAKKLIQFLSAIKSGMGSLSVPLYSHLEYDVLPDDQQQLIDHPDILIVEGINVLQVNSQRPRKGHSVFVSDFFDYSIYVHASEKNLLEWYTNRFESLRRTAFQNPASFFHRYADMNAEESIQMAHQIWNEINKPNLIHNILPTRYRADLILEKGSHHFVKNVKVRKI; encoded by the coding sequence ATGAACATGCAAAATGAACAGCACACTCCAATTGACTCTCCTTTTACTTCAATAAAAAGAGAAAATTGGAAAAAACTGAATGGTCACTTGAAGCACAAATTTTCGCAACACGATTTGGATCAATTGCATGCACTCAATGAACCTTTGAACGCTGAAGAAATTGAAGATGTATATTTTCCGCTAAGTCATCTTTTGGGTATTCATATTGAACGTTTTCAGGACTTGCATAAAAGTACAAACCATTTTTTTGAAAAAAATGAAAGTACACTTCCATTTATTATTGGTATTGCAGGTTCTGTTGCTGTTGGAAAAAGTACGACTGCCCGTGTACTACAACGGGTTTTGAGCTTACTTCCTAATAAGCCAAAAGTAGATTTAGTAACGACCGATGGATTCTTGTATCCTAATCATATCTTAAATGAGCGAGATATCATGAATAGAAAGGGCTTCCCTGAGAGTTACGATGCTAAAAAATTAATACAATTTTTATCGGCGATAAAATCAGGTATGGGATCCCTTTCGGTCCCCTTATATAGTCATCTTGAATATGATGTCTTACCGGACGATCAACAACAATTGATAGATCATCCGGATATCCTTATTGTTGAAGGGATCAATGTACTGCAAGTCAATTCGCAAAGACCAAGAAAAGGACACAGTGTTTTCGTTTCTGATTTCTTTGATTACTCCATTTACGTTCATGCCAGTGAGAAAAATCTATTAGAGTGGTATACCAATAGATTTGAGTCTTTACGACGTACAGCTTTCCAAAATCCAGCATCTTTTTTTCATCGCTATGCCGATATGAACGCAGAGGAGAGTATTCAGATGGCGCATCAAATCTGGAATGAGATCAACAAACCAAATCTAATACACAATATATTGCCGACTCGATATCGAGCAGATCTGATCTTAGAAAAAGGTAGTCATCATTTTGTTAAAAATGTAAAAGTTCGCAAAATCTAG